The genomic stretch CGCACCTCATCGGCGTCGGCGACGGACCCAACCGGCTCTCCGGGACCGTACGGGAGATCCAGTGGCGCGGCGCCACCCACCGCCTGTACGTCGAGGTCGACGGGCACCGCATCATGACCGACCTGCGCGAGCTGAAGGACCCGCCCGTCCTCGGCGAAACCGTGGACCTGCATTTCGCCCCGGAGGACGCGGTCCTGCTCACCGCGGGAGTCAGCCATGACTAGGCGGCTGCTGTGGGCGGCCCCACCCGTCGCCCTTCTCGCCCTCTTCTTCCTCTACCCGCTCGGCCTCGTCGTCGAGCAGTCCCTCAAGCCCGACACCGGCGGCGTCTCCCTCCAGCCGTACGCCGACGTCCTCGCCTCCGAGCCCTTCCGTGAGGCGCTGTGGACCACCGTCTGGCTGGCGCTCGCCGCGACCGCCGGTTGCCTGGTGCTCGGGTTCCTGCTGGCGCTGGTCATCGCCTTCGTGCCGTTCCCCGGGGCGCGGGCGGTCGCCCGGTTCGTCGACGTCTTCCTCTCCTTCCCGTCCTTCCTGATCACGCTCGCCCTGCTGTTCATCTACGGCACGGTCGGCATGGCCAACGGGCTGTGGACGGACGCCACCGGGGCCGCCGAGGGGCCCTTCCAGTTCCTCACCACGCCGTGGGGCGTTCTCCTCGCCGAGATCACCTACTTCACGCCCTTCGTGATGCGGCCCCTGCTCGCGGCCTTCGCCCAGCTCGACACCGCGCAGCTGGAGGCGGCCGGTTCGCTCGGCGCGCGGGCGCCCAGGATCGTCCGGCGGATCATCCTGCCCGAGGCGCTGCCCGCCCTCGCGGCCGGCGGCAGCCTGGTCCTGGTGCTCTGCCTCAACGAGTTCGGGATCGTGCTCTTCACCGGCGCCAAGGGCGTCACCACCCTCCCGACTCTCGTCTACAGCAAGGCGATCCTGGAGTCCGACTACCCGGGCGCCTGTGTCGTCGCCGTCGTCAACGTCCTGATCTCCGTGGGCCTTTACGGCCTCTACCGGGTGGTGAGCCGTCGTGCTGGTGCATAGCCGCCGGGCCAAGTGGGCCGTATGGGCCGTGTTCCTGGTGCTCTTCCTGCCGCTGTTCGCGCTGCCCCTGCTCGTGGTGGCCGCCGCCTCCTTCGCCACCCACTGGTCCAGCGCGCTGCCCTCGGACTTCACCACCGAGCACTACGCCGCCGCCACCCGCGGCGAGGCCCTCCAGGCGCTCACCACCAGCCTGCTCACCGCGGCCGCCGCCAGCCTCCTCGCCCTCACCGCCGGGACCTGGGCCGCGCTCGCCGCGCACACCCTCGGCAGGCGTGGACGGCGGCTGCTCGACGGGCTGTTCGTGCTGCCGCTCGCGGTGCCCTCCGTGGTG from Streptomyces davaonensis JCM 4913 encodes the following:
- a CDS encoding 2-aminoethylphosphonate ABC transporter permease subunit → MTRRLLWAAPPVALLALFFLYPLGLVVEQSLKPDTGGVSLQPYADVLASEPFREALWTTVWLALAATAGCLVLGFLLALVIAFVPFPGARAVARFVDVFLSFPSFLITLALLFIYGTVGMANGLWTDATGAAEGPFQFLTTPWGVLLAEITYFTPFVMRPLLAAFAQLDTAQLEAAGSLGARAPRIVRRIILPEALPALAAGGSLVLVLCLNEFGIVLFTGAKGVTTLPTLVYSKAILESDYPGACVVAVVNVLISVGLYGLYRVVSRRAGA